The following coding sequences lie in one Maribacter forsetii DSM 18668 genomic window:
- a CDS encoding T9SS type B sorting domain-containing protein: MLPKQQRYALYVLLLIVLSVIGTTALANSKVTTLYEEVAHVIEKAVSVSTTSQPILEKKVSPKSNLAAPAMFNTLIVGADATETCNDNGFTIARFNLCGDYDDRIISLSGGPYTNVSWQVLGGSCSSDVNTECPNTTASCYSNVVTGQQTFTLDASSVSATSGAEYRVLVDGQPYYFKVKKSTITQTYVKQDYICGVDGRIQITNLSSAYEFAIDSGSGFGAWQGAIFSNLLPGTYNVKARLRNTANTCEYPYEPIVIEEKEIEIAATFTDALCSGDTGTITVTASNVPGPYKYTLLNSSGVAQEFTAFVSTNPYTFSAVGFGTYTVQVETQQCTGDPLNGIDPPRQSVDTSGNPLTIGAGASALDASTEVNSSFGCSNISSVDITLNTSGGSAPYTFTVNGGPVQPSFGDAATDSGTTTYTVTSAGTYDFVITDSNGCIINASSDVEDLLPPDVTVSGVDGTCSNGGAKLEFTINNGRGYNISYRESASEPWVSTPQISVAAGTYNDIEVRYQQGGFECTLALPSVTVDTVGSLTGSATKVADVTCSGSGAIGGQIDFVGPFSGGSGSGYEFSIDGVNFSTIASYTDLATGTYTPIIRDAGGCRLELTAIDILDVDPPTDLDFAQSNTSCAAGTTDVQLTPTSNAAINRYEIISPAYVDNGTNDTFVGLLTSQAYIFQITDVNGCSYTEGFRPVEISSIRVRVKSGGDLRVCNGATDGTGTFIIDGFANNYTYDINGGLFSGGPQSNSEVDLPLSGAGTYTITVTDADTGCTDTISFDIDEAPVLDLSTSTVTDMSCANGNLGAVRANAIGGWGTYRYTLTPPIGPQVGPKSGRTFSNLSAAGTYILSVEDAEGCTDTFTFDLNPIDAPSIALDGPSSDFCFVAGTGATVVVTSTAGTAAIGTHHYRINGGALQPGATFAGLSPGNYTIEVVDGNDCSDSLPITIAPQLRVNTSIEAEIPCGGADGTIRVSVNGGYTSGAGAKQYEVSSDGGATFGAAIPLTADTFDYDTNVPGDYVFRITDNNTTSSGCVAESVSITLNPPQNIAAAAYTTRPVSCSSTNNGAVTIIPDATSGVPPYEVNFNGMGWASETVYSNLTVGTYSYLVRDARGCETPVDTFDIVLDNTPPPATLVSEIQAVCSGSGPVSGGISIDTVADGYPNFDFIVEDNTGVEIARMEDVDPSTLPVQIIDPLLVTGDYTVITIDAHGCTDIDTVTITSNEVVITPIPPTAPADCDDTAFTYAVSVSGGSGSYEIRLLDQPSFYALNNTPAVNDHTFSNTTDGIQYGVAYTVVVLDTGTGCTYEQEIPPVDAPSTLNVSADSTPGACDLNRNGEIAYEITGYTVGDVLRIVLINNEDGSETELEPSVATTALQYNGTYPELPGNYQILVENLTDTCTDAAPVTILQNLPDIDILQEVPANCNAFGQVTVQGRGGSGGPYEFAFMDAGVAPSGWTTDTTFSAADGTYDVYVRDASGCTSFDIATIISLDPDLPVPVFTIVNQCDPLSTSFDITVSVPSSVNTPRFTLGGDEQLPIDDGTNWIYTYTVSSPGDYVVDVVDANGCTSVGTATVYDFLSATGDFTTDSTCNDADGEITITTNGGSGDFDYELTGTDYNSNAIGTISQTNDPVFTGLTPGAYEVRIVDNIMFDGSNYCETTVTNIILNQAAQPVIVSQEAIDISCRDENDGTIEVVVGPANAAVPFTSQDTPITYILNDVTSGTTEVTRNNTGAFSGLTAGDYQVQVVTARNCEVLSAVHTIINPDVFSISASAADFACEPGANRYSSTIITVTVDDAGTVGSGYQYSITGFENYQTGNTFEIIDNGSAQNITVYAIDGNGCQTTFDVPTINPPTDVVPTIIEVDILNCRDDERVRIEVAGTTDFTVNTVSVIAVPSVTNTSGNNYVDVYLPAVGDYLFEIVDNTVGCTYPMPVHTVNTPIAPTVLISEAKSVSCAVPGNDGALFISVSDYVGVFDYIVYEATDDARTTPLASGTFDTNNFPDVNGDEARIDNLPGGNLIVDVVSIGNPYCAGISNVTNIRTPNGELQVTAESIGNVSCTNDTGEIIATGTGGWDTTPYEYRLLMSTDGGATYTTEIAAFSNNNEFTGLSFGFYEVEITDVEGCTNTVEIELEEVPQIIAGIREPQTLDCPNGNNAVLEAYDITSGDAITATPGASGGFPGAGYNYTLLYLSGDDNTAIVSESGLQNTPTFIGDSGGYISAGWYAIEVSSSFGCSFVTDAYYVDPPPPIQPLLVQTRVPGCGGDGEMRMTVENPDPLFTYEYLRVENGVAIGAYQPMTSNSVTITGVQGITYQFDVRKVNGSGACPAIRSNGITMTDATGITLLPNLPDDISCASELDGRIESFVNGGVGADLFYLYEGDPVDAFNPAATATVIRGPQDNGTFEGLPEGTEYYIAVTSGATCMDIAGPFEIVRPDPIIFDAVPTDVSCNGEEDGTITVSVSAGGEGLIQFAIAPNFNEFFSDSDNPGSYTFDELAAGTYEILIKDDNGCFEKDFITVEEPDQIEAINIETTDELCIGANNGTVVFDIIGGTPFDDVLINPTPFYEYKIEMVDPVDETGTAVFAPYNGEIIEDLQGGASYIIYIQDSNFCTASELFTIDIGVDLTAEPQIQYGCEGIFPTSTSTVQLANTNLLPELMFALDPIDPTDAITANANDEYVWGDLPAGDHIVYIYHENGCTNFVEFSIDGYEPLSLVVDKTGPNEVQAAAAGGYGEYEFFFNGQSFGEETVFTTNESGIVNVRVRDARGCELELSVPFEFTGMLEFPNFFTPDGDNLNDIWSPKNRDLFDGVEVRIYDRYGRVVAVLDEVSGWDGTYEGKEVPTGDYWYVVNANSDELKYVGHFTLYR, from the coding sequence ATGCTTCCAAAACAACAGCGGTATGCGCTGTATGTACTACTTCTGATTGTTCTTTCAGTAATTGGTACTACGGCTCTAGCCAACTCTAAAGTAACTACTTTATACGAAGAGGTGGCTCATGTAATCGAAAAAGCTGTTTCGGTTTCTACCACAAGTCAACCCATTTTAGAAAAGAAAGTTTCACCTAAGTCTAATTTAGCGGCTCCGGCAATGTTCAATACACTTATTGTAGGTGCAGATGCTACTGAAACGTGTAACGATAATGGATTTACCATTGCTCGTTTTAATTTATGTGGCGATTATGATGATCGTATAATAAGTTTATCAGGAGGTCCATATACTAATGTGTCTTGGCAAGTATTGGGAGGTTCTTGCTCATCTGATGTTAATACTGAATGCCCTAACACCACCGCTTCATGTTATTCAAATGTTGTAACTGGACAACAAACCTTTACTCTAGATGCGAGCTCAGTATCGGCTACTTCTGGAGCAGAGTATAGGGTTTTAGTCGACGGACAACCTTATTACTTTAAGGTTAAAAAAAGTACTATTACCCAAACGTATGTAAAACAAGACTATATATGTGGCGTTGACGGTAGAATTCAAATTACCAACTTATCAAGTGCTTATGAATTTGCTATTGATAGCGGTAGCGGATTTGGTGCTTGGCAAGGTGCTATATTTTCTAACCTTTTACCAGGGACATATAATGTTAAGGCAAGATTAAGAAATACTGCGAATACATGTGAGTACCCTTACGAGCCTATTGTTATAGAGGAAAAAGAGATAGAAATTGCAGCGACTTTTACAGATGCGTTATGTAGTGGAGATACGGGTACTATTACTGTAACTGCTTCTAATGTACCAGGTCCTTATAAATATACTTTACTAAATTCTAGTGGTGTTGCCCAAGAGTTTACTGCTTTTGTTTCTACAAACCCTTACACGTTTTCAGCTGTAGGTTTTGGTACATATACGGTACAAGTAGAAACACAACAATGTACAGGAGATCCATTAAATGGTATTGACCCTCCACGACAAAGTGTCGATACTAGCGGAAATCCACTGACAATCGGTGCCGGAGCTTCTGCTCTAGATGCCTCTACTGAGGTTAATAGTAGTTTTGGTTGTTCCAATATTTCTAGCGTTGATATTACTTTAAATACTTCAGGTGGTTCTGCACCTTATACATTTACTGTAAATGGTGGCCCTGTGCAACCTTCATTTGGTGATGCGGCAACAGATTCAGGTACTACCACATATACAGTAACCTCTGCAGGAACGTATGATTTTGTTATTACAGATAGTAACGGTTGTATTATTAATGCGTCTTCAGATGTTGAAGATTTGCTTCCGCCAGATGTAACAGTGTCGGGCGTCGATGGTACTTGTAGTAATGGTGGGGCAAAATTAGAATTTACTATCAATAATGGTAGAGGTTATAATATATCTTACAGAGAAAGTGCATCTGAACCTTGGGTAAGTACTCCGCAGATTTCAGTTGCGGCAGGTACATATAACGATATAGAAGTAAGATACCAACAAGGTGGGTTCGAATGTACTTTAGCGCTGCCTTCAGTAACAGTAGACACGGTTGGTTCATTAACGGGATCTGCCACTAAAGTTGCTGATGTTACATGTTCTGGTTCTGGAGCTATAGGTGGGCAAATTGATTTTGTAGGTCCGTTTTCTGGTGGTTCTGGTAGTGGTTATGAATTTAGTATAGATGGTGTAAACTTTTCTACGATAGCATCATATACAGATTTGGCTACAGGAACTTATACGCCTATTATTCGTGATGCAGGTGGATGTCGCTTAGAGTTGACAGCTATAGATATTTTAGATGTTGACCCTCCTACAGATTTAGATTTTGCCCAAAGTAATACTAGTTGTGCGGCTGGTACAACAGATGTTCAGTTGACACCAACAAGTAACGCTGCAATCAATAGATATGAAATTATTAGTCCGGCTTATGTTGATAACGGTACTAATGATACATTCGTTGGGTTATTAACTTCTCAGGCATATATTTTTCAAATTACAGATGTAAATGGCTGTTCTTATACCGAAGGTTTTAGACCTGTAGAAATCAGTTCAATTCGTGTACGTGTAAAATCGGGAGGTGATCTTAGAGTTTGTAATGGCGCAACGGATGGTACGGGAACGTTTATCATTGACGGATTCGCGAATAATTATACATATGATATTAACGGAGGATTATTCTCTGGTGGACCTCAAAGTAATAGTGAAGTTGATTTGCCTTTATCTGGAGCGGGGACATATACTATTACTGTTACCGATGCCGATACAGGGTGTACAGATACCATTTCTTTTGACATCGACGAAGCTCCGGTTTTAGATTTGTCAACAAGTACGGTAACCGATATGAGTTGTGCAAATGGCAATTTAGGTGCAGTAAGAGCAAACGCAATTGGTGGATGGGGTACGTATAGATATACCTTAACGCCACCAATAGGACCACAAGTTGGTCCAAAATCTGGAAGAACCTTTAGTAATCTTTCCGCAGCGGGAACATACATTTTATCTGTTGAAGATGCTGAAGGTTGTACAGATACTTTTACATTCGATTTAAACCCAATCGATGCACCAAGTATAGCATTAGATGGTCCATCTTCAGATTTCTGTTTTGTAGCAGGTACTGGAGCAACTGTGGTAGTGACATCTACTGCTGGTACCGCAGCTATTGGAACGCATCATTATAGAATTAACGGAGGTGCCCTTCAACCAGGTGCAACTTTCGCAGGACTTTCTCCAGGTAATTATACCATTGAAGTTGTTGATGGAAACGATTGTTCAGATAGTCTTCCAATTACTATTGCTCCTCAATTAAGAGTGAATACAAGTATTGAAGCTGAAATACCTTGTGGCGGAGCTGATGGTACTATTAGAGTAAGTGTTAACGGTGGTTACACTTCTGGTGCTGGTGCAAAACAGTATGAAGTTAGTTCTGATGGTGGAGCTACTTTTGGAGCTGCAATTCCACTTACTGCAGATACTTTTGATTATGATACAAATGTGCCTGGAGATTATGTTTTCAGAATTACAGATAATAATACGACAAGTAGTGGTTGTGTAGCAGAATCTGTTTCTATAACATTAAATCCGCCTCAGAATATTGCAGCGGCTGCTTACACGACAAGACCGGTTAGCTGTAGTTCTACAAATAACGGCGCAGTAACAATTATACCAGATGCTACTAGCGGTGTACCACCATATGAAGTTAATTTCAATGGAATGGGATGGGCATCAGAAACGGTATACTCGAACTTAACGGTAGGTACGTATTCTTACTTGGTTAGAGATGCTAGAGGTTGTGAAACTCCAGTTGATACTTTTGATATTGTATTAGATAATACGCCTCCACCTGCTACATTAGTTTCTGAAATTCAGGCAGTATGTAGTGGTAGTGGTCCAGTTAGCGGTGGTATCAGTATTGACACTGTTGCTGATGGTTATCCAAATTTCGATTTTATTGTAGAAGATAATACAGGGGTGGAAATTGCGAGAATGGAAGATGTTGATCCTTCTACTTTACCCGTGCAAATTATAGATCCACTTTTAGTAACAGGAGATTACACAGTGATTACAATTGATGCTCATGGTTGTACCGATATTGATACGGTGACCATTACTTCTAATGAAGTAGTGATTACACCTATACCGCCAACTGCACCCGCAGATTGTGATGATACGGCATTTACTTATGCGGTAAGCGTAAGTGGAGGTTCTGGTTCATATGAAATTAGATTATTAGATCAGCCTAGTTTTTACGCATTAAACAATACACCGGCTGTAAATGACCATACGTTTAGCAATACTACTGATGGTATTCAGTATGGAGTAGCGTATACCGTAGTCGTATTAGATACTGGTACTGGTTGTACCTACGAACAAGAAATTCCGCCTGTAGATGCGCCATCAACATTAAATGTTTCAGCAGATTCTACACCTGGAGCGTGTGATTTAAATAGAAATGGAGAAATAGCTTATGAGATTACTGGGTATACTGTAGGTGATGTATTAAGAATCGTGTTGATTAATAATGAAGATGGTTCAGAGACGGAGTTGGAACCTTCGGTAGCAACTACAGCTTTACAGTATAATGGTACGTACCCTGAATTACCTGGAAACTACCAGATATTGGTTGAAAATTTAACCGATACATGTACAGATGCCGCTCCGGTTACAATACTTCAGAATTTACCTGATATTGATATCTTACAGGAAGTTCCTGCAAATTGTAACGCTTTTGGTCAAGTTACCGTTCAGGGTAGAGGTGGTTCAGGTGGTCCGTATGAATTTGCTTTTATGGATGCAGGTGTAGCACCATCAGGTTGGACTACAGATACCACATTCTCGGCAGCTGATGGCACTTATGATGTTTATGTAAGAGATGCAAGTGGATGTACTTCTTTTGATATCGCAACGATTATTTCTTTAGATCCAGACTTGCCTGTTCCAGTTTTTACGATTGTAAATCAATGTGACCCTTTATCTACATCTTTTGATATTACCGTTTCAGTCCCCAGTTCTGTGAATACTCCAAGATTTACTTTAGGAGGTGATGAACAATTACCAATAGATGATGGTACAAATTGGATTTATACTTACACTGTGAGTAGCCCAGGTGATTATGTGGTAGATGTTGTGGATGCTAATGGTTGTACAAGTGTTGGTACGGCTACTGTTTATGATTTCTTGTCCGCAACGGGCGACTTTACTACAGATAGTACTTGTAATGATGCAGATGGTGAAATTACAATAACTACAAATGGTGGTAGTGGAGATTTTGATTATGAATTAACGGGAACAGATTATAACTCAAATGCTATAGGAACTATTTCGCAAACTAACGATCCTGTTTTTACGGGACTTACTCCAGGTGCATATGAGGTTAGAATTGTTGATAATATCATGTTTGATGGTTCTAATTACTGTGAAACAACGGTTACAAACATCATTCTAAATCAAGCTGCACAACCAGTTATCGTTTCACAAGAAGCAATTGATATTAGTTGTAGAGATGAAAACGATGGTACAATAGAAGTAGTTGTTGGTCCTGCTAATGCAGCAGTCCCATTTACATCTCAAGATACTCCTATAACATACATTTTAAATGATGTAACTTCAGGAACTACTGAAGTTACTAGAAATAATACGGGTGCCTTTTCAGGGTTGACTGCTGGTGATTATCAAGTACAGGTGGTAACGGCACGTAACTGCGAGGTGCTATCTGCTGTGCATACCATTATAAATCCTGATGTATTTAGTATTTCTGCTAGTGCTGCTGATTTTGCTTGTGAGCCAGGGGCAAATAGATATAGTTCAACAATTATTACAGTGACCGTCGATGATGCAGGTACGGTTGGTTCAGGATATCAATATAGCATCACTGGTTTTGAAAACTATCAAACAGGTAATACGTTTGAAATTATTGATAACGGTAGTGCTCAAAACATCACTGTTTATGCAATAGATGGTAATGGTTGTCAGACTACATTTGACGTTCCTACTATTAATCCTCCTACAGATGTTGTTCCAACAATTATTGAGGTAGATATTTTAAATTGTAGAGATGATGAGCGTGTACGTATAGAGGTAGCTGGTACAACAGATTTTACGGTAAATACGGTTTCAGTTATCGCGGTTCCTTCTGTAACGAATACTTCTGGTAATAACTATGTAGATGTTTATTTACCTGCTGTTGGAGATTATTTGTTCGAGATTGTAGATAATACAGTAGGTTGTACTTACCCAATGCCTGTGCATACGGTTAATACGCCAATTGCACCAACGGTATTAATTAGCGAGGCCAAATCGGTTAGTTGTGCGGTACCTGGAAATGATGGAGCCTTATTTATTTCGGTTAGTGATTATGTAGGGGTATTTGATTACATCGTTTATGAGGCTACTGATGATGCTAGAACAACACCGTTGGCTTCGGGAACTTTTGACACCAATAATTTCCCTGATGTAAATGGCGATGAAGCTAGAATAGATAATTTGCCTGGTGGTAACTTAATTGTTGATGTAGTTTCTATTGGTAATCCGTATTGTGCCGGAATTAGTAATGTGACGAACATTAGAACTCCGAATGGAGAACTTCAAGTAACTGCAGAATCTATAGGTAATGTAAGTTGTACGAACGATACAGGTGAGATAATTGCTACCGGTACCGGTGGGTGGGATACTACTCCGTATGAGTACAGATTATTAATGAGTACAGATGGTGGTGCTACGTATACTACTGAAATTGCTGCATTCTCAAATAATAATGAATTTACAGGTTTGTCTTTCGGATTCTATGAAGTAGAAATTACGGATGTTGAAGGTTGTACAAATACGGTAGAAATAGAATTAGAAGAAGTACCACAAATTATCGCCGGTATTAGAGAGCCACAAACACTAGATTGCCCTAATGGTAACAATGCTGTTCTTGAAGCTTATGATATCACTTCTGGTGATGCTATTACTGCTACACCTGGTGCAAGCGGCGGTTTCCCTGGTGCTGGTTACAATTACACATTATTATATTTAAGTGGTGATGATAACACAGCTATTGTATCTGAAAGTGGATTGCAAAATACACCAACTTTCATTGGCGATAGTGGAGGTTATATTAGCGCTGGTTGGTATGCAATAGAAGTATCTTCTAGTTTTGGGTGTTCATTCGTAACAGATGCTTACTACGTTGATCCACCACCACCAATTCAACCATTATTGGTACAGACAAGAGTGCCTGGTTGTGGTGGAGATGGTGAAATGAGAATGACGGTAGAGAATCCTGATCCTTTATTTACCTATGAATATTTAAGAGTTGAAAACGGGGTTGCTATTGGTGCTTATCAGCCTATGACGAGCAATTCTGTAACTATTACAGGAGTTCAGGGTATTACATATCAATTTGATGTAAGAAAAGTAAATGGATCCGGTGCTTGTCCGGCAATTCGTTCTAATGGTATTACAATGACCGATGCTACGGGTATTACTTTACTTCCAAATTTACCGGATGATATTTCTTGTGCATCTGAGTTAGATGGTAGAATAGAGTCATTTGTTAACGGCGGTGTAGGTGCAGATTTATTTTACCTGTATGAAGGTGATCCTGTAGATGCTTTTAATCCTGCTGCAACAGCAACGGTAATTAGGGGTCCTCAAGATAACGGAACGTTTGAGGGACTTCCTGAAGGCACAGAATATTATATAGCTGTAACTAGTGGAGCTACTTGTATGGATATTGCTGGTCCGTTTGAAATAGTTAGACCTGATCCTATAATATTTGATGCCGTTCCTACAGATGTTAGTTGTAATGGAGAAGAAGATGGTACCATTACAGTTTCTGTAAGTGCTGGTGGTGAAGGTTTGATTCAATTTGCTATTGCCCCTAACTTTAATGAATTCTTTAGTGATTCTGATAATCCTGGTTCGTATACTTTTGATGAACTTGCGGCCGGTACTTATGAAATCTTAATTAAAGATGACAACGGTTGTTTTGAAAAGGATTTCATTACAGTTGAAGAGCCCGATCAAATTGAAGCAATCAATATAGAGACTACAGATGAGTTGTGTATTGGTGCTAATAATGGAACAGTAGTTTTTGATATCATAGGTGGTACTCCATTTGATGATGTTTTAATTAATCCTACTCCATTTTATGAGTATAAAATAGAAATGGTTGATCCGGTTGATGAAACTGGTACAGCAGTATTTGCACCTTATAACGGAGAAATAATAGAAGATTTACAAGGTGGTGCCTCATATATTATTTACATACAAGATTCCAATTTTTGTACTGCTTCAGAATTGTTTACTATTGATATTGGGGTAGATTTAACTGCAGAACCTCAAATTCAATATGGTTGTGAAGGTATATTCCCAACGAGTACATCAACTGTTCAATTGGCTAATACTAATTTATTGCCTGAGCTAATGTTTGCTCTAGATCCAATAGACCCTACAGATGCTATTACTGCAAATGCAAATGATGAGTATGTTTGGGGAGATTTACCGGCAGGGGACCATATAGTATATATATATCATGAAAATGGTTGTACCAATTTTGTTGAGTTTAGCATTGACGGGTATGAGCCATTGAGCTTGGTAGTTGATAAAACTGGACCTAATGAAGTTCAAGCTGCTGCTGCTGGTGGTTACGGTGAATATGAATTCTTCTTTAACGGACAATCATTTGGTGAAGAGACCGTATTTACCACAAATGAAAGCGGAATAGTAAATGTTCGTGTAAGAGATGCAAGAGGTTGTGAACTAGAATTAAGTGTACCGTTTGAATTTACGGGAATGCTGGAATTCCCTAATTTCTTTACTCCTGATGGAGATAATCTTAATGATATTTGGTCACCAAAGAATAGAGATCTTTTTGACGGAGTTGAGGTTAGAATATATGACCGTTATGGTAGAGTAGTGGCTGTATTAGATGAGGTTAGCGGTTGGGACGGTACCTATGAAGGTAAAG
- the murQ gene encoding N-acetylmuramic acid 6-phosphate etherase, with protein sequence MDYKKITETPSNHDNLELMDTTTILQKMNEEDKKVADAVEKTIPQVTKLVDALAERFNKGGRLFYIGAGTSGRLGILDASEIPPTFGMPHERVVGLIAGGDTAIRKAVENAEDATKQAWLDLKKHDINDTDVVVGIAASGSTPYVIGGLEDAKKNGILTAAITNNPGAPIARIADIPIEINVGPEFLTGSTRMKSGTSQKLVLNMISTALMIKIGRVKGNKMVNMQLSNDKLVDRGTRYIMEGLNIEYAAAEALLKKHGSVKLAIDAGRG encoded by the coding sequence ATGGATTATAAAAAAATAACCGAAACCCCATCAAATCACGACAATTTAGAGTTGATGGATACCACTACTATTCTTCAAAAAATGAATGAGGAGGATAAAAAAGTGGCTGATGCAGTAGAAAAGACAATTCCGCAAGTGACTAAACTAGTTGATGCCTTGGCAGAACGTTTCAACAAAGGAGGAAGGTTGTTTTATATTGGTGCGGGTACTAGTGGTAGATTAGGAATTTTGGATGCTTCTGAAATTCCACCAACATTTGGTATGCCACATGAACGTGTAGTCGGTTTAATTGCTGGTGGGGATACCGCTATTAGAAAAGCGGTTGAAAATGCCGAAGATGCAACTAAGCAAGCGTGGTTAGATTTAAAGAAACATGATATTAATGATACTGATGTAGTAGTGGGTATTGCTGCATCTGGCAGTACGCCTTATGTTATTGGTGGTTTGGAAGATGCTAAGAAAAACGGAATTCTTACTGCAGCAATAACTAATAACCCTGGTGCACCAATAGCAAGAATTGCAGATATTCCTATTGAAATTAATGTGGGGCCAGAATTCCTAACAGGTAGTACAAGAATGAAAAGTGGAACTTCTCAAAAATTGGTTTTGAACATGATATCTACTGCCTTAATGATAAAAATTGGTAGAGTAAAAGGTAATAAGATGGTGAATATGCAATTAAGCAACGATAAATTGGTTGATCGCGGTACGCGCTATATAATGGAAGGGCTGAATATTGAATATGCAGCTGCAGAAGCGTTGCTTAAAAAACATGGTTCCGTAAAGCTGGCTATAGATGCCGGTAGGGGATAA
- a CDS encoding PQQ-dependent sugar dehydrogenase — MKNSIILNLLFVVTLNFSCAQNIDNKATTPKESVFTAKLFVDQVQIPWGFTFLPDKSILITEKEGKLIHFENGKKTIISNVPKVYNRGQGGLLDIALHPKYTENGWIYLTYASTDGNEKGGHTAIMRAKLKNSSLTEKQVLYKATPNTTKGQHFGSRIAFDNEGYLYFSIGERGERDINPQDIKRDGGKIYRLHDDGRIPKDNPFINEKGAKTAIYSYGHRNPQGLIKHPVTGEIWDNEHGPRGGDEINIIKKGANYGWPLVTYGINYGGTPITDKTEMKDMEQPIHYWVPSIAPSGMAYVTSDKYKNWKGSLLVGSLAFQYLERLVLDGSKVTAREKLMDGLGRVRAVKEGPDGYIYVAIEGKGIYKLIPKK; from the coding sequence ATGAAAAATAGTATTATCCTCAACCTTTTATTCGTTGTAACGTTAAATTTTTCTTGCGCACAAAACATTGACAACAAGGCAACTACCCCAAAAGAGTCTGTTTTTACAGCTAAGCTATTCGTCGATCAGGTACAGATTCCATGGGGCTTCACCTTCCTTCCTGACAAAAGTATTTTAATCACTGAAAAAGAAGGAAAATTGATTCATTTTGAAAATGGCAAAAAAACGATTATTAGCAATGTTCCTAAGGTATACAATAGAGGTCAAGGTGGATTGTTGGATATAGCCCTTCATCCTAAGTACACAGAAAATGGGTGGATATACCTCACATATGCATCAACAGATGGGAATGAAAAGGGCGGTCATACGGCAATTATGAGAGCAAAATTGAAGAATAGTTCTTTGACAGAAAAACAAGTACTTTACAAGGCAACACCCAATACTACCAAAGGGCAACATTTTGGATCTAGAATTGCTTTTGATAATGAAGGATATCTATACTTTTCAATTGGTGAACGTGGGGAAAGAGATATTAATCCACAAGACATAAAAAGAGATGGTGGGAAAATCTATCGTTTACACGACGATGGGCGTATTCCGAAAGACAATCCATTTATAAACGAAAAAGGTGCGAAGACTGCAATTTACAGTTACGGACACCGAAATCCACAAGGGTTGATAAAGCACCCTGTCACAGGTGAAATATGGGATAATGAACACGGACCCAGAGGTGGTGATGAAATTAACATTATCAAAAAAGGCGCTAACTACGGATGGCCATTAGTAACCTATGGTATAAATTATGGCGGAACACCTATAACCGATAAAACAGAAATGAAAGACATGGAACAGCCCATTCATTATTGGGTACCTTCTATTGCGCCTAGCGGAATGGCTTACGTAACATCTGATAAATATAAAAACTGGAAGGGCAGTCTTTTAGTAGGTTCCTTAGCTTTTCAATATTTGGAACGATTGGTCTTAGACGGAAGCAAAGTAACTGCAAGAGAAAAATTAATGGACGGATTAGGTAGAGTAAGAGCCGTAAAGGAAGGACCTGATGGCTATATCTATGTAGCCATTGAAGGCAAAGGTATCTATAAGTTGATACCGAAAAAGTAG